Proteins from a genomic interval of Panthera tigris isolate Pti1 chromosome A2, P.tigris_Pti1_mat1.1, whole genome shotgun sequence:
- the TAS2R16 gene encoding LOW QUALITY PROTEIN: taste receptor type 2 member 16 (The sequence of the model RefSeq protein was modified relative to this genomic sequence to represent the inferred CDS: substituted 1 base at 1 genomic stop codon), which translates to MMPLRLTIFFITIYVLKSLRVIMQRSLMFAVLGREWVQAKRLSSVDLSLICLGICCFCLQWASVLYNFCSYFNPNYVFWYLSITXEFTNTLTFWLTSLLAVFYCVKVSSFTSPPLLAEVENVEPRFVPWLLLGSLLVFCVSIIFSTIRNCVNVRLITVGRFSTNSTMVKGLKTFHLFTISHLMVALVIPFLLFLASTILLMASLFQHMEQMQHHSTGHCMKAHTTALTSLTIFLVLFTSYLLTLLISIMSISLDKRSWFGAWGAIICAIVSIHAA; encoded by the coding sequence ATGATGCCCCTCCGGCTCACTATCTTCTTCATAACCATCTATGTGCTCAAATCCTTGAGAGTAATTATGCAGAGGAGCTTAATGTTTGCAGTGCTGGGCAGAGAGTGGGTGCAGGCCAAAAGGCTGTCATCGGTGGACTTGAGTCTCATATGCCTGGGTATTTGCTGCTTCTGTCTACAGTGGGCATCTGTCCTGTACAATTTTTGCTCCTATTTTAACCCTAACTATGTATTTTGGTACTTATCAATCACCTGAGAATTTACTAATACTCTTACTTTCTGGTTAACCAGCTTGCTTGCTGTCTTCTACTGTGTCAAAGTCTCTTCCTTTACCAGTCCACCTCTTCTAGCTGAGGTGGAGAATGTTGAGCCAAGGTTTGTTCCTTGGCTGTTGCTGGgttctttgttggttttttgtgtgtCAATCATCTTTTCAACTATTAGGAATTGTGTCAATGTTCGCTTAATCACCGTGGGGCGTTTCTCTACAAACAGCACTATGGTTAAGGGACTTAAGACATTCCATTTGTTTACCATATCTCATCTAATGGTTGCATTGGTTATTCCTTTCCTCCTGTTCCTGGCCTCCACCATCCTGCTCATGGCCTCACTGTTCCAACACATGGAGCAGATGCAACACCATAGCACTGGTCACTGCATGAAAGCTCACACCACTGCCCTGACGTCTCTCACCATCTTCCTCGTCCTCTTCACCTCTTACTTGCTAACCCTACTCATCTCTATTATGAGTATCTCATTGGATAAGAGGTCTTGGTTCGGGGCTTGGGGAGCTATCATCTGTGCTATAGTCTCTATTCACGCCGCTTAA